Proteins from a single region of Ananas comosus cultivar F153 linkage group 3, ASM154086v1, whole genome shotgun sequence:
- the LOC109707089 gene encoding putative E3 ubiquitin-protein ligase LIN isoform X2 yields MASLEELLAKEGFKKGKAKQGLRGSAAPRAVSMPLYPDRGQNLLDRNTESRFQKNRARSGAFDRGTRSGWSENGGGRGGRQKYGPVRGESSVDSYDEEFLEIEGFETGGSNQSREVKSFNGRSRNSRLNSVDEAEKYKADTIVKPKVRMGRNPKQEGPGNLRCKEADLHDTICDEKLQKRNITNIQMQPSFNYDVRSRKDDEPTLDEAAIWAVVSILTSYIKLYFKDGNFRASIRHSCAACLGLGATKQKQQKDHNGAVADLKEAIQTVERVVKDNLDSVEVTKAFKKLTVISGLSSTDRKDGFAFGSLDSYLAACAHLYLSVIYKLQKKDKLSAKHLLQVFCSSPYQARTNLLPALWDRLFLPNLSHLKSWYEEEVKSIAQSPMGEKKTKLLVKMYNDVLDKGTHAFATYYKEWLIEETEAPALPSIHVPFTSYHGISQESNVPTDSDEGCSPGSSVTTQLTISNSLYLSSSSQSKNSDAADRIESKDEEEEIDEEQLTIHSDNLNQYYEETRISSQKFGIQNRIIGQIQEHHNPFLKDSSIATQLMISDSLYLSSSSQSKNLDPADATESRDEEEEIDEEQLITHSNNRNQDYEETKISSRKFGIQNHIVGQTQEDHKPFVKELNSSINLSTVSELTKTRTFAEIADTEVLAVSLSAESFTNDKDADEGSFFSATPQDFVCPLTGQVFEDPVTLETGQTFEQAAIKEWFNRGNTTCPVSGQELECLLVPETNLVLKHLIASWKSEHFKNLLGIAVQIAGCVITQDRESKNELVLSIIEQLLGGLSLEEQLENARHLMALGGLDFLLRRFELANVDEKTRIVGLLLCCIKADGCCRNYLAVKLNSVCILELLHSKQVNARTNIVLLLTELLYLKRRATLTLFLSGLHTEAIVNTMHVLLVYLHSSPPEERAQAAVLLLHFDLMVDSRKYSIYREEAINSITLSLNGCLSDKNVIPNSRKALLMLGGHFSSSGDILTEAWMLQQAGFIDGPSAEYIDNDEEIDESVLNEETSEKEKWLNNVTMALLGNARRSFLEALSKCLDSGNVELVRACLTTVAWLSHSLVSLSTSEIQLFAFSILIPRLKECLGNSMEVENRVLACISLLNFSNIPECRVLLKSLAKEMRHHLKELRELTWTAKRLYTTIFG; encoded by the exons ATGGCGTCGCTGGAGGAGCTTCTTGCGAAGGAAGGGTTCAAGAAGGGGAAGGCGAAGCAGGGGCTGAGGGGATCGGCCGCGCCGAGGGCGGTGAGTATGCCTCTTTACCCCGATCGCGGTCAGAATCTTTTGGATCGTAATACGGAGTCTAGGTTTCAGAAGAATAGGGCAAGATCTGGTGCCTTTGATAGGGGGACGCGATCCGGTTGGTCGGAGAATGGAGGAGGTAGAGGCGGGAGGCAGAAGTATGGCCCGGTGCGAGGGGAGAGCTCCGTTGATAGCTACGATGAGGAATTCCTCGAGATTGAGGGTTTTGAAACTGGCGGATCGAATCAGTCTCGAGAAGTTAAAAGTTTTAATGGAAGGTCACGTAATTCTCGTTTAAATAGTGTTGACGAGGCAGAGAAGTATAAAGCCGACACAATTGTTAAGCCCAAGGTTAGGATGGGTAGAAACCCTAAGCAAGAAGGTCCTGGAAATCTTAGATGCAAGGAGGCCGACTTGCATGATACGATTTGTGATGAAAAGCTTCAGAAAAGAAATATTACAAACATTCAGATGCAACCAAGCTTTAATTATGACGTTCGGAGTAGAAAGGATGATGAACCGACCCTTGATGAGGCTGCAATCTGGGCTGTTGTCTCGATATTGACTAGTTATATAAAGCTATACTTTAAAGATGGAAACTTCCGTGCATCAATCCGTCACAGCTGTGCTGCTTGCCTAGGCCTTGGTGCAACTAAACAGAAACAACAAAAGGATCATAATGGAGCAGTCGCTGACCTAAAGGAAGCGATTCAAACTGTTGAAAGAGTAGTTAAAGATAATTTGGATTCGGTTGAAGTTACAAAAGCTTTTAAGAAACTAACTGTTATCTCGGGATTGAGTTCAACAGATAGAAAGGATGGATTTGCATTTGGAAGTCTTGATTCATATCTGGCTGCGTGCGCCCATCTCTACCTTAGTGTAATTTATAAGCTTCAGAAGAAAGATAAGCTTTCGGCTAAGCATCTTCTTCAGGTCTTTTGTAGTTCACCGTACCAGGCGCGGACTAATCTTCTCCCGGCCTTGTGGGACCGTCTTTTCCTTCCTAATCTATCTCATTTAAAGTCATGGTATGAGGAAGAAGTCAAGTCTATAGCACAATCACCCATGGGAGAGAAGAAGACAAAGCTTCTCGTCAAAATGTACAATGATGTATTGGACAAGGGTACTCATGCTTTTGCTACTTATTACAAAGAGTGGCTTATAGAGGAGACTGAAGCTCCAGCACTTCCGTCTATTCATGTCCCTTTTACATCTTATCATGGAATTTCACAAGAGTCAAATGTTCCCACTGATTCTGATGAAGGTTGTAGTCCTGGCAGTTCTGTTACCACTCAGCTGACGATAAGCAATAGCTTGTATCTATCTTCTTCGAGCCAATCAAAGAATTCGGATGCAGCTGATAGAATAGAAAGTAAAGATGAAGAGGAGGAGATTGATGAAGAGCAACTAACCATTCATTCCGACAATCTCAATCAATACTATGAGGAAACCAGGATTTCCTCTCAAAAGTTCGGGATTCAAAACCGTATTATAGGGCAGATACAAGAACATCACAACCCTTTCTTGAAGGACAGTTCTATTGCCACTCAGCTGATGATCAGTGATAGCTTGTATCTATCTTCTTCCAGCCAATCAAAGAATTTGGATCCAGCTGATGCAACAGAAAGTagagatgaggaagaggagatTGATGAAGAGCAATTAATCACTCATTCCAACAACCGCAATCAAGACTATGAGGAAACCAAGATTTCCTCTCGCAAGTTCGGGATTCAAAACCATATAGTAGGACAAACACAAGAAGATCATAAACCTTTCGTGAAGGAGCTAAATTCATCTATTAAT ctTAGTACTGTATCTGAGCTGACAAAAACTAGGACATTTGCTGAGATTGCTGATACAGAGGTATTGGCAGTTAGTTTGAG CGCAGAGTCATTTACAAATGACAAAGATGCTGATGAAGGGTCCTTTTTCTCTGCTACTCCACAAGATTTTGTCTGCCCTTTAACAGGGCAGGTCTTTGAAGATCCTGTGACATTGGAGACAGGACAAACCTTTGAGCAAGCAGCTATAAAAGAATGGTTCAATCGCGGCAATACAACATGCCCAGTTAGTGGGCAGGAACTTGAATGTTTGTTGGTCCCAGAAACTAATTTGGTATTGAAGCACTTGATTGCTAGTTGGAAATCCGAACATTTTAAAAATCTGCTAGGTATTGCTGTGCAAATAGCTGGGTGTGTGATAACACAAGATCGTGAATCAAAAAATGAGTTAGTTTTGTCCATAATAGAGCAACTTCTTGGGGGTTTAAGCTTGGAGGAACAACTTGAAAATGCAAGACACCTTATGGCTTTGGGTGGCTTAGATTTTCTTTTACGCAGGTTTGAATTAGCAAACGTGGATGAGAAAACACGCATAGTTGGACTTCTGTTATGCTGTATCAAGGCAGATGGTTGTTGCAGGAACTACCTGGCGGTGAAACTAAACAGTGTGTGTATCCTTGAGCTTCTGCACAGTAAGCAGGTCAATGCACGAACAAACATAGTGTTGCTGCTGACTGAACTACTCTACCTGAAAAG AAGGGCAACGCTCACATTGTTCTTAAGTGGTTTGCACACGGAGGCAATTGTGAATACAATGCATGTCCTGCTTGTGTATCTTCATAGTTCCCCACCAGAAGAAAGAGCTCAGGCTGCTGTTCTCCTTTTACACTTTGATCTGATG GTAGATTCCCGTAAGTATAGCATATACAGAGAAGAGGCCATTAATAGCATTACACTATCACTTAATGGCTGCTTATCAGACAAGAATGTGATACCAAACTCTCGGAAAGCGCTTCTGATGTTAGGGGGGCACTTCTCTTCTTCTGGAGATATATTGACAGAGGCTTGGATGCTGCAACAAGCAGGATTCATTGATGGTCCTAGTGCCGAATATATTGATAATGACGAGGAGATTGATGAAAGTGTGCTG AACGAAGAAACATCAGAAAAGGAGAAGTGGCTAAATAATGTCACCATGGCACTTCTTGGTAATGCAAGGCGATCGTTCCTTGAGGCTCTCTCCAAATGTTTAGATTCTGGGAATGTGGAGCTAGTAAGGGCATGCCTGACCACAGTGGCATGGCTTAGCCATTCACTTGTATCACTTTCTACCAGTGAAATTCAGCTCTTTGCGTTCTCCATTCTCATTCCTCGATTAAAAGAATGTTTGGGGAACAGCATGGAAGTAGAGAACAGAGTACTCGCTTGTATTTCGCTACTCAATTTCAGCAATATTCCAG AGTGCAGGGTCTTGCTAAAGTCATTGGCAAAGGAGATGCGCCATCATTTGAAGGAGCTCAGAGAACTAACTTGGACGGCGAAGCGGCTTTATACAACAATATTTGGATGA